Within the Fimbriimonadia bacterium genome, the region CACCTCGGCTCCCATGCGAAGGGCATCTGCGAAGCTGCTCGCGCCGATCGGCGCCACCATGAACTCCTGAATATCCACATTGCTGTCCGCGTGCTTGCCACCGTTGAGAATGTTCATCATGGGCACGGGCAGCACGTGGGCATTCACACCGCCCAGGTACTGAAACAGCGGAAGACCGGCTGCCTCGGCCGCTGCTTTCGCACACGCCATCGAGGTGCCGAGAATTGCGTTCGCACCGAGCTTGCTCTTGTTCGTAGTGCCATCAAGCTCTAGTAGCAGTCTGTCAATCTCGCGCTGATCGAAAGGGTCCTCGCCAACCAGCTCGCTAGCTATGACGTCATTGACGTTCTCAACCGCAGTGAGCACGCCCTTGCCGCCATACCTAGCCTCTGCCTCGTCGCGCAGCTCCAACGCCTCGTGCGTTCCGGTAGAAGCTCCGCTGGGCACGGCGAACCTGCCTACCTCGCCGGTCTCCAGCAGGACTTCTACTTCGACGGTAGGGTTGCCGCGGGAGTCGAGGATCTCTCGACCCTGGACACCGATAATGGCTGACATCGCATGACCTCCTGGGGGTTCTCTCGGGCAGCCGGAGTATACCTTTGGCCTCGGGTGCTACAATCGGAGGTCCCTGCCCCATCCAGGCAGGTTGAATACCATGATCACCAGGCTACGTGGCACCGTTCTCGAGCGCAGTAAAGGACGACTGGTAGTGGACGTCAACGGCGTCGGCTACGAAGTGGCGGTCAGCGATTCGGTGGAGCGCGTTGCCCCCGAGTCAGTGGATCTGTTTATCCGACTGGTCTGCCATGACGGCGAATGGGACCTGTACGGGTTCTTGGGACCAGTGGAACGAGACGTGTTCGACCTCTTGAGGTCCGTCAGCGGCGTGGGACCGCGCACGGCGCTCGGGCTCATCGGATCCATGGGGGCGGGGGAACTCGCGAAGGCGGTGGCACACCGCGAGGCCAAAGCCTTGACAACAGCCCCGGGCGTCGGCCCGAAGCTAGCACAACGCATCGTCCTCGAACTTGCGGACAAGATGGGTGAGATGGCGTTGCTCGACAGGGCGGTGTCCCAAGTATCAGTCTCCTCACAGATCGACGATGTAGAGGCTGCGCTGGTCGCGCTCGGGTATCCGAAGGCCGAGGCCCGCCGAGCCGCCCTTTCCGCGGCGGACGGTGGCTCCCACCACGCAAGCGTCGAGGACCTGGTGCGGAAAGCGTTGAGCCTAGTTGCGCGGAGATAGTGGGGGGATGGGCGATATGAGCTCCAGTCTGGAGCAGAGGATCGTGGCACCGGAACCGCAACCCGACGACGTGGGCGAGGGCTCGCTCCGCCCACAGTGGCTGCGGGAGTTCATCGGGCAGGCGGAGATGAAGGAGCGGCTGTCCATCTTCGTGGAGGCTGCACGCTCGCGCGGTGAGCCGCTAGACCACACGCTCCTCTACGGACCGCCCGGCCTCGGCAAGACGACCCTCGGCAACATCATCGCGCACGAGATGGGAGTGCCCGTCCGAGTCACCTCTGGCCCTGCCATCGAGCGACCCGGCGACCTGGCTTCCATCCTCACGAACCTGGAGCCAGACCAGGTGTTGTTCATTGACGAGGTCCACCGTTTGCCTCGCACCGTAGAGGAAGTGCTCTACCCAGCGATGGAGGACTTCAAACTGGACATCGTCATCGGCAAGGGTCCCAGCGCAAACGCCATCCGCCTGAACTTGCCGCCCTTCACGATCGTCGGCTCCACGACACGAATCGGCTTGCTCTCGGCACCGCTCCGCGACCGGTTCGGCGTGGTGTTCCATTTCGGCTTCTACGAGCCCGAGGACCTGAAGCGGATTGTCGAGCGCTCCGCAGCATTGCTGGACGTGAAGTGCACGCCGGACGGCTCCGAGGAGATCGCCGGCCGGTCGCGCGGAACACCGCGCATAGCCAATCGTCTACTAAAGAGGGTGCGCGACTATGCCCAGGTGCGCGCCGACGGCGTGATCACGCGCGATGTCGCGAAAGCTGCGTTGGCAATGCTGGAGGTGGACGCAATCGGATTGGACCGCGTGGACAGAACGTTGCTATCCACTATCATCCGCAAATTCGGCGGTGGGCCGGTTGGTCTCGACACCCTCGCGGCCGCCATCAGCGAAGATGCCGGCACAATCGAAGACGTGTATGAGCCGTTTCTTATTCAGCTCGGTTTCCTGAATCGAACGCCGCGGGGACGTTGTGCAACCCCGCACGCGTACCGACACCTGGGAGTGCAGATTCCTGCCGAAGCCGAGTCGTTGTTCGATACCGGAGGTGGATCGTGAGATGCACCCACTGTGGGGCGGATAATCCGGACGACAGCGCTTTCTGTAGAAAGTGCGGTCGGCGTCTCCTGTCGCCTCGCCCTACTCAGGTCATTGACTTCGAGAAACTGCTGAACGACGGTTACGCATCGCTGGACGCCGGACACACAGGAGAGGCGCTGCTTGCCGCGGAGGGCATTCTCCGCTCGGACCCCGCCAACACCTCCGCACTCGCACTCAAATCGCTGGTGCACGAGCGAACCGGCGACCTTGACCAGGCGATTGACGCTCTCGAGCAGCTCGTGACTCTCAACCCGGACAGCACGCCGGACCGGCGGCGCTTATTGGAGCTGCGGGCTCGACGCGGCTACCCGACCTACCGGGTGCAGCGCCCGGTCACTCCAACAGGCTCGCCTTTGCTCGCGGCAAGTCTCACCGCCATCGTGTTCCTAGTGTGCGCACTGGCGTTCACCCTGATCGTCTTCCGCGACAGACCCGAGCAGACCCAGGCAGGCGAGATGAACGGCCGGCCTGCAGCCACTGAGACCTCCCGCGAGTACGCTCAAGTACCGACGACGGGCCAAACGCCTGGTGTTCCGCCCATCAACCATTATCGTCCCGAGGCCGCACAGCAACCCGCAACCTCGCAACCTGTCACCGTCGCACCCGGTGCGTCCGCCCCCACCGGCGCGCTGCTACCGCCGATCGTGCCGATAATCGGCGGCGAAGGCTCGGCGAACAACGACACGAACATCGCTGGGACCACAACACAGCCGGCCGAGCCAGGCGGCGCGGTCATGCCCTCTCCGCCGTCCACCGACACCCGTCCACCAGCACCAAGGTCCATTATCGAGGTCTCCGTGACACCTCCCAGCGGCTCGGGAAGCGCACCGACTGGCCCGAGCGAGGACCAGGAGTCGCTGAACTACCTTAGGATCGCGCAAGCACAGCAGCAGCAGGCGGACTACGCGAAGGCGATCCAGACCTACCGGAAGGCTCTGCCCGGTGCGCGTTTTCCCGGCAGGATTTACCAGGCGATCGCCCTCTGCCACTACCGGCTGGGCCAGATGAACGATGCGGCGGCGGCCTATGAAAAGGCTATCCAAGCCTACGACGCACAGGCCCGCTCAGGGTACGACGTCAACGGTGCGCAGGCTGGCATCGCTGCATGTCGGGCTGGCCTCCGTGCGGTTCGGGCGGGAGGATAGGACTTGCGGCAAACGGTCGTCCTGGCATGGCTGCTCTGGGCAACCGCCGTCCTGGGGCAGCAACCACGCCTGCTTATCCACCAAGAACGTTCGGCAGCCTCTCCAGAAACCGACCCGAACATCGTCATCGTGCGCGTGCTGGAGCAGGAGTTGGATCAAACAGGCAAGGTGCTGCCCATCATCTACTCACCGCAATCCCGCCTCGTGCAGCTTGCCATCGCACAGGGGAAGCTGAAGGAGGCGTTCGCAGCACCTTCTCGGCAACAGATCTCCGACATCGCAAAAGCGCTGGAGTGCAAATACGTGCTCATCGTGGCGGCACAGGTCGTCGGCGATGCGGTTCAAGTTTCCGGCGAGTTGCACCGACATGGTGCGCGCGAACCAGTGTGGGGGCCGGTCCAACAGAGTTTCAGTGCAGCAACCCCCGCCAAGTTGGACCTCGACATGGCCGCCGCCTCTGCAGCGCGAACCATAGCCCTGCAGCTCGTCAACGGCCCTCTCGCTGCCGAGGAGAGCCAGCCACCACTACCGCCTGTGGACCCTGGTTCGGGATCCGGCATCACCACTCCGCCCGCTGATCGAGAGAACAAGCCTCTGCGCGACGCAAAGGCCGCTCTCGAGCGAGGCGACCATGCCGAGGCCGCTTCCCTTCTACGCACCGCTGTGGACCGCGACCCCTTGAACCCCGAGATTCGTGCCACGTTGACCTCGGTGTACAGCTCACTCGGACTTCATGATTTGGCGGTCGCCGAAGCGGTTCGTGCTCGATCGTTGATGCCAGAGGAGCGTTCCACGCAACTTGCCTATGCCCGCACTCTCATGCAGGCCGGACGGCTACGAGAAAGCGAAGTGGCCTATCGAGAGATGCTCGACAAGGACAAGGATTGGATCGAGGCGATGGTCGGACTAGCCGAGGTGCAGATTGCCCGCCTGCTTCCTCAGGAGGCCGAACGCCTCTATCGCCGTGCCCGCGAACTTGCCCCTAAGGACCCAGACATCGCCTGGGGCCTGTCCGAGGTGCTGGCTATGGAAGGTGACTTCGCCGGCAGTTTGCGTGAGCACGACGCAGCCGTGGCGCTCGGCATGTCCGCCGACCCTTCGGCCGCGGCCAAGCGATATGACCGACTCGCAGCCCTTATCACTGGTCTCGCGGCACAGCTCGCAGCGGAAACCGAGGAACTACACGCAGAGGCTCTCAGGACTCGTGAGACCGATAGCTTCGACCTGAGCGCTCGAATCGCCACACTACTCGGTCGAACCAACAACCTATGCAGCTATCTCGACCAGCTTCCGCCGCCTGCTGTACATCGTGCTAGCCACTCTCGTAGGGTACTCGGCATGAATCTTATGAGCCAAGCGATCCTCGCGATCAAGCGAGCGGTCGAGCAAAATGAGAAGGACCCGCTGGACGAAGCCGTTGTAAGCCGCGCCGAGGCGGTACGGGAGATGCTCGAAGCGGTGAAGGTCTTCGAGCAGGAGCAGGCCGAAGAGCGGGCACAAAAAACAGCCACCCCGGGCACAAATGAAAAGTCGCCCTACCCGGAGCGATAGGGCGACTGCTTAGATACCTTTCGGTACCTCGCATGGGAAAAGGAGGACATGCGTACCTATTGAACGCTCGTTGCCTCGCCTGGGTTCCCAACCGCCCGCTTATGGTCCGATAATCTCGCGCACCGCCTCGTCCGCATAGGGTGGCCCGCCTTCCGGCGCTGCGCTAGGCCTCAGCTCCAGCACCTCGCAGCTTCGCAGAGCATGCGGTACGGATGTTGCTGCATGCGCACGCAGGAGCGGCTTCTCGTCACCCCCGACAGTCTGCCCGGGCAGGATTGTTTGACCTTCAATCACGTAGGACGCCATACCCAGCAAGAAGCTTACAGCCGCCGTCTTACTGCTCTCATCGCGAAGTAGCACTGCCAGCTCCGGCTTTCCGAACCGATACAGCCCGAAGGTGGCCGCCCAGTACCCCGGCCAAGACTCGCTGGGCAGAATCGGCACCGTGCAGAAGAGCAACGCTGGGTGCTCGCGGCTTCTCTCCTCGAGTTGCGTCCACTCCCCGGCATCCCACCAGCGATTCACACCCACGTCTCGCATCACCCCCGCACTCTGAACCGCAATGCGATCGCCCAGACGATACATGAGGCCGCACGCTGCGTCCGGGTTCGGGCCGGGCTCTGAGATGCGAAGCGCTGCGATGACGGGCTCTTGCTCCAGGATCGAGGCCACTCTCCTGCCCACTGGCCTGCTCGAGTCCGGGGAGTTGTCGCGCGTCTCCTGGGCTGCACCCGCCACGGCGTCTAGTGGCGCGACCCGGATGGAGAGCGCAGTCTTGCGATCCGTCGTTACCACCCCAAAGTCGCCATGCTCCAGTCTCGCGTGCATCAGGTCAATCTGCTCCGGCGTCTTGTCGAGAGGGACGATGTAGCCCGGGATCGCTCCATTGGAGCCTGCCTTGTTCGCAATGGAGAGCAGTGGAGGAGCCTCCGCCTCGGGGTAGATGACCGCGATGCCCCACTGCTCCTTGCGGAACTTCTCCTTCCCTTTCCGACCTTTGGAGAACGGCCACATCAACCTTTCCCCTCCAATCGCTTGGAAGTGCACGCCTCTTCGAACACCTGACCGTACCCGGCTATCATGATCTCCCGAGTGTATCGTTGTTCGACGACCCGGCGTCCAGCGGCGCCCATTTGGACCCGAAGGTTCTGGTCTCCCAGCAGTCTCGCCACATTCGCGGCCATCGCTTCCACATCGCCTGGCGGCGAAACGAATCCGTTGAGCCCGTCCTCCACTATGTCACGCACGCAACCCACGTCTGTGGCGCACACGGGTACGGCACACGCCATTCCCTCGAGCAGAACCTGGGGAAACGCCTCTAGGTGGCTCGTGAGCAGCAGAACGTCGAAGGCAGCCACCATCGGTGCGACATCCCGCACCGCCCCGTGAAAGGTAACACTGCCGCCAAGTCCCAAATCCGTGGAGAGTCTCCGAAGATGTTCCATCCGTGTGCCATCCCCTGCGACATGGAAGTGTGCCTGCGGATGCAGGGCAAGCACCGACTCGGCAACTCGAAGGAACATCTCGTGGTTCTTCTCCGGCCGGAGGGCGCCCACGATGCCGACATGGAGGGCGTCCGGAACGAATCCCATGGCGGCCCGAGCCGCATCCTTCGCTTCAGGAGGAGCGAAGCGCGAGACATCCACTCCCACCGGCACGATCCGAACGGCTTCCCGCCGTGCCCCATCGTTACGAATCACGTAGTCTCTGTGGGCCTCCGAGAGACAAACGACGGCGCTCGCCACCGGAAGCGCCATCTTCTTTGACAGCCAGGAACGGCGGCTTCCCTCATAGTGACCCATCGAGTGAACGGCGATCACCAGCGGCGGTGCATGCCCCGCTCGTCGCAGCGCACCAGCCCAGAAGAGGGGCAGCGTGGAATCCGTAACGTGCAACAAGTCCGGTTTCTGCTCTCGCAGGAGTCTCCTGAGCCGGAGGTAGATCAAGGGGTCCATTCGCACCTTCGCCAAGCGGGCCGTAACGGAGTAGCCCGCCTCACGCAGCAGAGCTCCGACCGGCCCCTCATCGTAAAGCGTGGAGAATGAGAAGCCGAATCGCTCGCCGGACAGGCCGCGAGCGACGGTTTCAATCACCCGTTCCGCTCCGCCGAAGGGCATCCGAGCATGGAGCGACAGCACACGAATCACGCCTGCATTATAGACGCCTGCTCGGTGGCCCGGCGTACTTCGGGATACCCAGACATGGCTCCCGAATCGGGCCAAAACGGCTGCTTTCGTGGCCTCGCACAGGGTAAAATCGGTATACGAACTTCAACAGGAGTGAACAGCTTGACGGCTCTTCCCGACGACGCCGAGAATGCCCAGAACGAGCAGATCGGCGAGCAGTCCGCAGGCATGGATGCCGGAGCGGACAGCCAGCTAGACACCCACGCGGACGCCAGCTACACGGCCCAAGACCTCGAGGTACTTCAGGGGCTCGAAGGCGTTCGCCTGCGACCCTCGATGTACATCGGCGACCCCAATATCCGAGGGCTGCACCAGCTCTTCAATGAAGTGGTGGACAACGCGGTGGACGAGGCTCTCGCGGGCTTCTGTGACCGCATCGAGATCACCCTGATCGACGAGCGTACGTGCTCTGTCCGAGACAACGGCCGCGGCTTCCCGATTGATATTCACGAGGAGACCGGCCTTTCCGGGCTCGAGACCGTCATGACCATGCTGCACGCTGGCGGCAAGTTTGGCGGCCGCGGTTACAAGGTCTCGAGCGGGCTGCACGGCGTGGGCGTCAGCGTCGTGAACGCGCTATCCAGGTGGCTCGAAGTCGAGGTCTGCCGTGACGGAACCTTATACAAGCAACGATACGAACGCGGCGTAACCGTAACGCCACTGCAGAAGCTGGGTAAGTGCAAGGAGCGCGGCTCGCGGGTGACATGGTGTGCCGACGAGACCATCTTCAAGGAGCACCGCTACGACCCCAAGCTGATGCTCGCACGCATTCGGGACCTCGCGTACCTGAACCCCAAGCTGACCTTCGTCTGGCACGACAAGCTACACGGCGAAGAGCCGATCACCATCCGGCACAAGCGCGGCATCAGCGAGCTGGTAGAGCACCTGAACGAAGGCAAGGACGTTCTCCACAAGGTCGTCCACTTCTCGCGCACGCGGGACGATGTGGAGATCGAGGTCGCCCTGCAGTATCACGACAGCTACTCGGAGCTGATCCTCACCTTCGCCAACAACATCAACACCACGGAGGGCGGCACGCACTTGAGCGGCTTCAAGACGGCGCTCACCAGGGTGATCAACGCCTACGCCCGCAAGACGGGCATATTGAAGGACAAGGACCTCAACCTCACCGGTGACGACGTCCGAGACGGCATTACCGCCGTGCTCTCAGTCAAGCTCGAGCATCCTCAATTCGAGGCGCAGACGAAGATCAAACTCACCAACTTCGAGGTCGAGGGCCTGGTCAATTCCACGGTCGGCGAGGCGTTCGGCGAATTCCTCGACGAGAACCCGTCCATAGCGCGCAAAATCGTGGAGAAGGGTCTCGTGGCACGTAGAGCTAGAGAAGCGGCGCGCCACTCCGCCGAACTGGTTCGCCGACAAAGTGGTCTCGAACACCTCTCCATGCCTGGCAAGCTCGTGGACTGTATCGAGCGCGATCCTAGCCTGTGCGAGCTGTTCCTAGTCGAGGGCAAATCGGCTGGCGGCTCTGCCAAAGAGGGCCGTGACCGACGCACACAGGCGCTGCTACCGCTGCGAGGCAAGATTCTCAATGTGGAGCGGGCGCGAATAGACAAGGCGCTCGCCAACGAGGAGATCCGCTGTCTGATCACCGTCCTCGGGACCGGCATCGCCAACTCGCACACATCTTCGAACGGAGTGGAGGAGGAGTCTCAGAACGGCAGCTTCGACTTAAAGAAGCTTCGCTACCACAAAATCATTATCATGACGGATGCGGACGTGGACGGGGAGCACATCCGTACCCTGCTGCTGACCTTCTTCTATCGTTACATGCGACCACTCCTAGAGGAGGGCCACGTCTACATCGCGCAACCGCCCCTCTTCTGTATTCGTGCCGGCAAGGACGAGCGGTATTACGCCGCGAGCGAAGAGGACCGGGACGCCATCGTGAAGTCCTTGCGGGCCAAGAACAAGACCTGCACCGTTTCGCGCTTCAAGGGTCTGGGCGAAATGAACGGGCAGGAGCTGTTCGAGACGACCATGGACCCCGAGAGCCGCACCATTCTTCAAGTCCAGTACGATCCGGAGGTGGACAGCGAGAGCGCCGAGGAGATATTCAGCAAGCTAATGGGCGACAAGGTGGAGCCGCGGCGCGCATTCATAGAGCGCCATGCTAAGGAGATTACCGACATAGACTGGGACTACTGACGGCTAGGTTCGCTGCGGGATTCCGTGGTACCCGGCATTTCTTCTCTGTACCTTTCAGCGCAAGGATGGCACAAACCCTCGTCAGAGAAGGAACATCGGGGAAGCTTCTAGCGTAAGACGCTTTGGAGATCGAACAAACTCCATCAAGAACGTTACCGGCAGATTGCCGAGTAGGCTCCCCGGTTTCTTCAACTAGTCCGGCACCCGTTCGGACCGAGCGGGGACGTCTTGTGTTCCGGTCGTGTACACAGCCAAAGCCGGCAGAGGCAGATGAATAACAGAAGGGTAGACAGATCTGCCCCCCAAGGTAAGGAAGGTTGATCGCGAGCATCCGGCCCACACGGGCCGGATGCTTCGTTTCTGGGGTAGAACATCAGCATGGCCGCTCACCTCGGGCTAGCATTCGTCGGCTTAGCCCTCCCCGCGACAAGCTCGCTCAAGGAAAAACGCGCCATCATCCGGAGTGGCGTGGCTCACGTACGGCACAAGTTCAACGTATCCATCTCAGAGGTCGGGGCGCTGAACACCTATCGTCGGGCTGAGCTGGCGATTGCCGCGGTGACCAACTGCAAACCCGTCACCGAAGCGGTACTGCAAGACGCGATTCGGCTCTTAGAGGGCGACCCGCGAGTGACGCTCGAGGACCTCCATGTCGAGTTTCTGTAGGATGCAAAGATGAAACAACGCCTGCCAGGAGTGGAAGCCGAGTTGGCGCATCAGGTGGCAATCATCATCTCGCGAGAGATGTCTGATTCTCGCCTGGGCCTGGCCACAGTGACGCACGCTAAGGTCACTCCCGACCTGCTGACGGCGCGTGTCTTCGTATCGGTGTTCGCAGAGCAGCAGAAGCAACAGGAGGCCATCGCCTGTTTGCAGCACGCAAGCGGATTTATTCAGCATCACCTGGCAAAGGCGATGCGGATGAAGCGGACGCCCCACCTCGTGTTCGTCCTCGACGACAGCACCGAGCGCGCCGTCGGCCTGACGAAACTCATCCAAGACGCTGTTCGGAGCGATACGGAGTGAACACACCCACAGATGCCGCCGAGGTGTTGCGAGGAGCGCAACGTATTGCGATCGGCTGTCACGTCAACCCTGACGGCGACACGATGGGCTCCGCGCTCGCTCTGTCGTTTGCCCTGGATGCTCTTGGCAAAACGACCATTCTGCTATGCCACGATGCCGTACCCGACAACCTGCGGTTCCTGCCCGCATCGGAGCGCTTTGGCAACGACCCCGAGGGCTTCGAGGCAGATCTCGGCTTGCTGGTGGACTTGGAAGGAATGGGGCGGCTCGGCCAACTTGCCGGCTACTTCTCATCACTGCCACGATTGGTGACCATAGACCACCACCAGCCGCAAGATGCAGTCGGCGATGTTCGCGTGATAGATACCTCTGCCGCCTCGACCTCCGAGATCGCATACCGCGTGATTCTCGAGATGGACGTGCCGTTCACTGTTGACATGGCAACTGCCCTTCTCACAGGTCTCATCACCGACACGGGAGGATTCCGCTTTCCAAACACGCGTCCGGATCACCTCGAGCTTGCCGCAAAGTGGGTTCGCACCGGAGCCAGCCTCACGTCCATCTTCGAGCACGCCTATGAAAACCGCAGCTTCTCGGCCCAGCAGCTCATGGGGCGAGCGCTTGCGGGCCTTCAGCGCTCCGCTGACGGGCAGACCGTTTGGTCGGCGCTCGCACTCCGCGATTTCGAGGAGACTGGTTGCACTGATGCCGACACCGATGGCATCGTCAATCACCTGCGGGCGATACAGGATGCCGAGGTGGCCGTGCTGTTTCGCGAGGCCCGTCCTGGGAAGGTCCGCGTAAGCCTTCGCTCCAAAGGACAGATGGACGTTGCCGCCATCGCACACAAGTTGGGTGGTGGTGGTCACCGGAACGCCGCGGGCTGCTCCTTCGACGGGTCGCTCGACAACGCGGTGAAGACTACGCTGGCCGAGGTTGCGAAGTGGACGGGTTCCTTGTCGTAGACAAGCCTTCCGGAATCAGTTCGCACGATGCGGTCGCAGCCATTCGGCGCTCGCTACGCACGAAGCGCGTCGGGCATGGCGGCACGCTCGACCCTCTGGCTACCGGGGTGCTGGTCATCGCCGTCGGCAAGGCCACTCGATTACTCCCCTACTTGGTTATGGAGCCCAAGCGATATGCGTTTCGCCTGGCACTCGGCGTTGCGACGGACACCCAGGACGCCGAGGGAGCTGTGACCAAGGAAAGCGACGCGTCCGCCCTGAAGCACCAGAACGTCGAGCGCGTGCTATCCACATTCCGCGGCGAGATCCAGCAGGTTCCACCCATGTATTCTGCGATCCATCACGGCGGCAAGCGACTCTACGAGATGGCCAGGCGCGGGGTGGAGGTCGAGCGGGCGGCTCGCACCGTGATTATCCACTCCCTTACGCTCCATGCCTTCGAACCAGGGCGGACCGCAAGCGCAGAGTTAACGTGCGAGTGCTCCTCGGGGACGTATGTGCGTACCCTGTGCCACGACATTGGGGTAGCTCTCGGGGTGGGCGGGCACCTCGCCTCGCTGACGCGAACTGCGTGCGGCAGATTCGACATTGCCGACGCAGTGCCGCTTAGCGAGATATCAGAAAGCACTCCGCTGCTACCGTGCCGTGACGCCCTCTCTCACCTCGATGCGTTCACTCCGGCTCCAGCAGGTCTCGTTTCGCTTCTTCATGGCAATCCGGTGCGACCGAGTAGGCCGCCGCAATCCAAGCACGTTTGCATCCTGAACGAGCAGCACAAGATGGTCGCCCTTGCAGAGTTTCGAACCTCGAAGTTGCACCCGGTGGTAGTGCTCGCCCAGGAGTGAGTCTAGGACCCAAGCACAGCCTCGGTCCGCTCTC harbors:
- the ruvA gene encoding Holliday junction branch migration protein RuvA, which gives rise to MITRLRGTVLERSKGRLVVDVNGVGYEVAVSDSVERVAPESVDLFIRLVCHDGEWDLYGFLGPVERDVFDLLRSVSGVGPRTALGLIGSMGAGELAKAVAHREAKALTTAPGVGPKLAQRIVLELADKMGEMALLDRAVSQVSVSSQIDDVEAALVALGYPKAEARRAALSAADGGSHHASVEDLVRKALSLVARR
- the ruvB gene encoding Holliday junction branch migration DNA helicase RuvB, translated to MEQRIVAPEPQPDDVGEGSLRPQWLREFIGQAEMKERLSIFVEAARSRGEPLDHTLLYGPPGLGKTTLGNIIAHEMGVPVRVTSGPAIERPGDLASILTNLEPDQVLFIDEVHRLPRTVEEVLYPAMEDFKLDIVIGKGPSANAIRLNLPPFTIVGSTTRIGLLSAPLRDRFGVVFHFGFYEPEDLKRIVERSAALLDVKCTPDGSEEIAGRSRGTPRIANRLLKRVRDYAQVRADGVITRDVAKAALAMLEVDAIGLDRVDRTLLSTIIRKFGGGPVGLDTLAAAISEDAGTIEDVYEPFLIQLGFLNRTPRGRCATPHAYRHLGVQIPAEAESLFDTGGGS
- a CDS encoding tetratricopeptide repeat protein; the encoded protein is MRCTHCGADNPDDSAFCRKCGRRLLSPRPTQVIDFEKLLNDGYASLDAGHTGEALLAAEGILRSDPANTSALALKSLVHERTGDLDQAIDALEQLVTLNPDSTPDRRRLLELRARRGYPTYRVQRPVTPTGSPLLAASLTAIVFLVCALAFTLIVFRDRPEQTQAGEMNGRPAATETSREYAQVPTTGQTPGVPPINHYRPEAAQQPATSQPVTVAPGASAPTGALLPPIVPIIGGEGSANNDTNIAGTTTQPAEPGGAVMPSPPSTDTRPPAPRSIIEVSVTPPSGSGSAPTGPSEDQESLNYLRIAQAQQQQADYAKAIQTYRKALPGARFPGRIYQAIALCHYRLGQMNDAAAAYEKAIQAYDAQARSGYDVNGAQAGIAACRAGLRAVRAGG
- a CDS encoding tetratricopeptide repeat protein, which codes for MRQTVVLAWLLWATAVLGQQPRLLIHQERSAASPETDPNIVIVRVLEQELDQTGKVLPIIYSPQSRLVQLAIAQGKLKEAFAAPSRQQISDIAKALECKYVLIVAAQVVGDAVQVSGELHRHGAREPVWGPVQQSFSAATPAKLDLDMAAASAARTIALQLVNGPLAAEESQPPLPPVDPGSGSGITTPPADRENKPLRDAKAALERGDHAEAASLLRTAVDRDPLNPEIRATLTSVYSSLGLHDLAVAEAVRARSLMPEERSTQLAYARTLMQAGRLRESEVAYREMLDKDKDWIEAMVGLAEVQIARLLPQEAERLYRRARELAPKDPDIAWGLSEVLAMEGDFAGSLREHDAAVALGMSADPSAAAKRYDRLAALITGLAAQLAAETEELHAEALRTRETDSFDLSARIATLLGRTNNLCSYLDQLPPPAVHRASHSRRVLGMNLMSQAILAIKRAVEQNEKDPLDEAVVSRAEAVREMLEAVKVFEQEQAEERAQKTATPGTNEKSPYPER
- a CDS encoding glycosyltransferase: MIETVARGLSGERFGFSFSTLYDEGPVGALLREAGYSVTARLAKVRMDPLIYLRLRRLLREQKPDLLHVTDSTLPLFWAGALRRAGHAPPLVIAVHSMGHYEGSRRSWLSKKMALPVASAVVCLSEAHRDYVIRNDGARREAVRIVPVGVDVSRFAPPEAKDAARAAMGFVPDALHVGIVGALRPEKNHEMFLRVAESVLALHPQAHFHVAGDGTRMEHLRRLSTDLGLGGSVTFHGAVRDVAPMVAAFDVLLLTSHLEAFPQVLLEGMACAVPVCATDVGCVRDIVEDGLNGFVSPPGDVEAMAANVARLLGDQNLRVQMGAAGRRVVEQRYTREIMIAGYGQVFEEACTSKRLEGKG
- a CDS encoding type IIA DNA topoisomerase subunit B, with protein sequence MDAGADSQLDTHADASYTAQDLEVLQGLEGVRLRPSMYIGDPNIRGLHQLFNEVVDNAVDEALAGFCDRIEITLIDERTCSVRDNGRGFPIDIHEETGLSGLETVMTMLHAGGKFGGRGYKVSSGLHGVGVSVVNALSRWLEVEVCRDGTLYKQRYERGVTVTPLQKLGKCKERGSRVTWCADETIFKEHRYDPKLMLARIRDLAYLNPKLTFVWHDKLHGEEPITIRHKRGISELVEHLNEGKDVLHKVVHFSRTRDDVEIEVALQYHDSYSELILTFANNINTTEGGTHLSGFKTALTRVINAYARKTGILKDKDLNLTGDDVRDGITAVLSVKLEHPQFEAQTKIKLTNFEVEGLVNSTVGEAFGEFLDENPSIARKIVEKGLVARRAREAARHSAELVRRQSGLEHLSMPGKLVDCIERDPSLCELFLVEGKSAGGSAKEGRDRRTQALLPLRGKILNVERARIDKALANEEIRCLITVLGTGIANSHTSSNGVEEESQNGSFDLKKLRYHKIIIMTDADVDGEHIRTLLLTFFYRYMRPLLEEGHVYIAQPPLFCIRAGKDERYYAASEEDRDAIVKSLRAKNKTCTVSRFKGLGEMNGQELFETTMDPESRTILQVQYDPEVDSESAEEIFSKLMGDKVEPRRAFIERHAKEITDIDWDY
- a CDS encoding DUF503 domain-containing protein; protein product: MAAHLGLAFVGLALPATSSLKEKRAIIRSGVAHVRHKFNVSISEVGALNTYRRAELAIAAVTNCKPVTEAVLQDAIRLLEGDPRVTLEDLHVEFL
- the rbfA gene encoding 30S ribosome-binding factor RbfA; the protein is MKQRLPGVEAELAHQVAIIISREMSDSRLGLATVTHAKVTPDLLTARVFVSVFAEQQKQQEAIACLQHASGFIQHHLAKAMRMKRTPHLVFVLDDSTERAVGLTKLIQDAVRSDTE
- a CDS encoding bifunctional oligoribonuclease/PAP phosphatase NrnA is translated as MNTPTDAAEVLRGAQRIAIGCHVNPDGDTMGSALALSFALDALGKTTILLCHDAVPDNLRFLPASERFGNDPEGFEADLGLLVDLEGMGRLGQLAGYFSSLPRLVTIDHHQPQDAVGDVRVIDTSAASTSEIAYRVILEMDVPFTVDMATALLTGLITDTGGFRFPNTRPDHLELAAKWVRTGASLTSIFEHAYENRSFSAQQLMGRALAGLQRSADGQTVWSALALRDFEETGCTDADTDGIVNHLRAIQDAEVAVLFREARPGKVRVSLRSKGQMDVAAIAHKLGGGGHRNAAGCSFDGSLDNAVKTTLAEVAKWTGSLS